In Antedon mediterranea chromosome 10, ecAntMedi1.1, whole genome shotgun sequence, one genomic interval encodes:
- the LOC140059784 gene encoding cleavage and polyadenylation specificity factor subunit 2-like, producing MTSIIRLTPFSGVLDETPLCYMLQVDEFRFLLDCGWDEHFSLQHMENVNKHIGQIDAVLLSYPDNTHLGLLPYLVGKSGLSCPIYATIPVYKMGQMFMYDLYQSRHNTEDFDLFTLDDVDAAFDKVTQVKYSQSMTLKGKGHGLVITALPAGHMVGGTIWKIVKDGEEEIVYAVDYNHKKERHLNGCVLETISRPSLLITDAYNAMYQQTKRRQRDEQLMNIILNTMRSDGNVLIAVDTAGRVVELSLLLDQLWHKQESGLGTYSLAMLNNVSYNVVEFAKSMMEWMSDKVMRSFEDQRNNPFQFKHLLLCHSLQELAKVPEPKVVLASVPDMECGYSRDLFLQWSTKPNNSIILTSRTSPTTISREFIQNTNKQKLWLKIKKRVPLERDELEAYRKKEKEREDIEKATKNKLEVESSSDESDDESQTDMKGLNKSSHDLMIKSDGGKKSTSFFKHARKSFPMFPFHEERIKWDEYGEIIKPEDYALIDATGVENEDKDDDGKMEVDENIEEVEMPTKCVATEKLIDIRCSITFIDFEGRSDGESMKKLITQVKPRQLILVHGSREATTHLADYCRAQLPGSKVFTPEVDEVVDATMESHIYQVRLTDAMVSSLEFAKTPDAELAWIDGQLDAKAIMNADVVPTLESLSALDIVDHEQVFLNAPRFQALKQVLARNGINVEMSGGVLVCNNLVAIKRNDVGGITVEGCVSEEYFKVKELLYEQYAII from the exons ATGACATCAATTATCAGGTTAACGCCCTTCTCGGGCGTGTTGGACGAGACGCCTCTCTGCTACATGTTGCAGGTTGATGAATTCAGGTTTCTGTTGGATTGTGGTTGGGATGAACATTTCAGTTTACAGCATATGGAGAATGTCAACAA GCACATAGGGCAAATTGATGCAGTATTACTAAGCTATCCAGACAATACCCATCTAGGCCTATTACCTTATTTGGTTGGTAAGTCTGGCCTTTCCTGTCCAATCTATGCAACCATTCCAGTATACAAGATGGGACAAATGTTTATGTATGATCTCTATCAG tcaagGCACAACACAGAAGactttgatttgtttacattgGACGATGTAGATGCAGCATTTGATAAAGTCACACAAGTTAAATATTCACAGAGCATGACTCTAAAAG GCAAAGGTCATGGCTTAGTAATCACAGCGTTACCGGCTGGTCACATGGTAGGTGGTACAATTTGGAAGATTGTAAAAGACGGTGAAGAAGAGATTGTGTATGCCGTTGACTACAACCACAAGAAGGAGAGACATTTAAACGGCTGTGTGCTAGAGACTATCAGTCGTCCGTCACTGCTTATTACAGACGCATACAATGCAATGTATCAACAGACAAAAAGAAGACAGCGAGATGAACAGTTAATGA atataaTCTTGAATACAATGAGAAGTGATGGAAATGTACTTATCGCAGTTGACACGGCTGGAAGGGTCGTTGAACTTTCACTCCTTCTG GATCAACTTTGGCACAAGCAAGAGTCTGGTTTGGGTACCTATTCCTTAGCAATGCTGAACAATGTTAGTTACAATGTTGTAGAATTTGCCAAATCTATG ATGGAATGGATGAGTGATAAAGTGATGCGTTCTTTCGAGGATCAAAGAAATAACCCATTTCAATTCAAACATCTTCTACTTTGCCATTCATTACAAGAATTGGCAAAAGTTCCAGAACCAAAG GTGGTTTTAGCAAGTGTACCAGACATGGAGTGCGGATATTCTAGAGATCTATTTCTACAGTGGAGCACTAAACCTAATAACAGTATTATATTGACATCTAGAACGTCGCCAACGACGATATCAAGAGAATTTATACAGAACACTAATAAACAGAAGCTATGGCTAAAG ATTAAGAAAAGAGTTCCGTTAGAAAGAGATGAATTAGAGGCTTATCGCAAAAAGGAAAAGGAACGAGAAGATATCGAAAAAGcaacaaaaaacaa actaGAAGTTGAATCTAGCAGCGATGAGAGTGATGATGAGTCACAAACTGACATGAAAGGACTAAATAAGTCAAGTCATGATCTCATGATTAAATCCGAc GGAGGAAAGAAAAGCACAAGTTTTTTCAAGCATGCCCGTAAATCGTTTCCCATGTTTCCATTCCATGAGGAACGAATTAAGTGGGATGAATACGGAGAGATTATCAAACCTGAGGATTACGCCCTCATTGACGCCACTGGTGTTGAAAATGAAGATAAAGAT gaTGATGGAAAAATGGAGGTTGATGAGAATATTGAAG AAGTGGAAATGCCAACCAAGTGTGTGGCTACTGAAAAACTAATTGATATCAGGTGTTCTATTACATTCATTGACTTTGAAGGACGCTCGGACGGAGAATCAATGAAGAAATTAATAACTCAAGTTAAACCCCGACAATTG ATCTTGGTGCATGGTTCTCGAGAAGCTACTACACACCTCGCAGATTATTGTAGAGCACAGCTTCCTGGTAGCAAAGTGTTTACACCAGAAGTTGATGAAGTAGTAGATGCTACCATGGAAAGCCATATATACCAG GTTCGGCTGACTGATGCTATGGTTAGTTCATTGGAGTTTGCCAAGACACCAGATGCAGAATTGGCCTGGATTGATGGCCAGCTAGATGCTAAAG CCATTATGAACGCAGATGTTGTACCTACTTTAGAATCTTTATCTGCACTTGAT ATTGTAGACCATGAGCAGGTGTTCCTGAATGCTCCTAGGTTCCAAGCATTGAAGCAGGTATTGGCAAGAAATGGTATCAATGTTGAGATGTCTGGAGGTGTGCTGGTCTGTAACAACTTAGTCGCAATCAAAAGG AATGATGTAGGAGGAATTACTGTAGAAGGATGTGTATCTGAGGAATACTTCAAAGTAAAAGAGCTACTCTATGAACAGTATGCAATTATCTGA